A region of the Stigmatopora nigra isolate UIUO_SnigA chromosome 10, RoL_Snig_1.1, whole genome shotgun sequence genome:
CTTCATAAGTGACTTGGCAGCATTGGCTCGGGTTTTTCTACCCAGTCCCGAGGCAGAAGccagtgatgatgatgataacacCCCAGGTAAATGCATGTTatgtgaaaattatttttaaaaaagagtaAAAGCACACCTCACGATTTTTCTTTCCACAGCTGAAGTGAATGTCTCTATCATGGAACTTCTTGCACGGAACCCTGCTCTAgatccagccttgaatccatcACTAACTCCAACATTTGTCACGCCGGCTGTGCCCAAACtggcaaagaagaaaaagagagaacgAGAGTCTCATATTAGTTCaaactaattattttaaaaccgttataggattaaaaaaaaagtataacttCATTTTGTTGGCCATTTTTCATTtgacttatttttgtatttaatgctGCTACTGTGTTTAAAGAAAGGTAGTCTTATGCACAGTATTTGTCCATCCAAATTCACGCCTACACCATGGCCAATTTAAAGTCTTCCCTGAATCTAACATATTATAAATAGACATTAGAATATCAGGacaaaggtatgttgtttttattgctcGTGCAATAAATGGATCCACGCATGCCTTTATTGACTTTGCACCGTGTGGTCATATTGGGGTGAATCAAACATATTctgaaatattcatattttgcatTAATTTGGAAGTGGAGCACTCTACACATAGAAATCAGGCAAGCAGCTCAGACTGAACCTAGTTAAGAATTTCATTGCATTTGTTGTAATGACAAATACAGAAacgttttcatatttaaatttagaatttaaagaaaaaaatgtctttgtacaTGTAACATTAGAAATAATACATGTCAACAATACTCGTATTGCACAGTGTGTAAATTTGCTTCATTGATCCAGCATTTAATTCCTTGTGGGATTGATGTGCTTTACTTGAGCTGCAAGGCGAATTAGATTGTGATTGTCAATTGTGATTGTAGAAGAGTGCAACTActcagataaaaagccttggcGCGCTCTCGTCCTAATGGGGATTTAAGTGCAAAGCGTTATGGCTTATAATGTAGAGTAATGGTAAAGTCTGGGAGGGCTGGAGCAAGTGAGGTTTGTAGACTGCAATCTAGCACAGATTGATGCTCTATTGTCAATTAGCCAACATACAATTGGAATCCACTCTTTTCATATTCACAAACTGCTTGCCTGACTGGTGTGGCACCTTGACAAAATGCTCTCATTGCTGCATCCATCCATACAGCCGGTGTGCCTCAATTAAGTCATATTATGTTACTGCACAGAAAAATTCTAGTTGATGACACTCATCAGTGTCGGGGAAAACCTTTATGGATCTATGTTGAGGTCCCATTGGGGACTGCAGCGACTAGTGTGAAGATGACCTGATTTCTAATTTTCTCTCCTCCTCAAGCTGCTGAGTTTAAAGCTACAAACACAAGAGCACAGGAGAGGAGAAAGGAAGACTCGTATGGATCGGACGAATTACGGATTgtattttctaattttaatgGGCACATGAGTTGGTGAAGTTGCCATTCGAAAGATACAGGTCAGTGAATTTTGTCTGTGTCCTTCACAAGATTTTTTACAAGCTATTTTTACATTCATGCAATCACCATGTTCCTGACCGCACTTAAACCCACCATGTGTATCATGTCATAAAATTATCATCCTTGAAagcttttttaatgaattgggTGTTTGTGAGTCCATTGTGGGACAGTCACTAATACAGCTGAACATAATATTGCGAATTTACGTGaacaattatgtaaaaaaatcatcaattggGAACATGTGGTGTAATATGTCTGTTATTtcagggccacaaaataaggtCGCCTTTAAGATTCActcttaagatttttttccctagaTCCACTTTTACACCTGTTTCAATCACTACCAGGTGTGCAGCATCTCACTCACACTGCAAATaagcaaaatataaaaatcaaagaaataacaatattaaaaataaataaatacatgtatattttgACAATGTACTATTTTATTAGTagtaatgtatgtgtatatgcatgatTTATGTACTATTTGGATCCTTTCGTTGTTTATTCACTTATAAAGGTAATTCTCCAACTAAATTCCAATGTTAATTACatacttttgtgttttgttttgattcatagTTTTCTTTGTAATAATACTGAAAAATGCCCAGCGGaagttttatttatataaaataatgtcTGCAGTTTACAGGTACTTGTCAGGTTGGCAGCCATGGCTAGCCTGCAGCAGGAATACCCGGGAGTCCTCCTGGGGATACTGGAAGAACTGGCCAACATGCGTCAGTGGTTGACATTCCAGGATCTTTGCCGTATGGTGAGCACCCGCTTTGACCTGGAACACCTCGTCGAGCTCCGGAGCCTGTTGTTTGCTGCTGCCAGCCGGGATCCTTGTTTTCCTGCCACTCTTTTTCGGGAACGGGTTTCCACCAGGGGACAAGGCTTGTCACCCATAGGCGTCGCTGCTGACATTGTGACCATTTTTAATCTTATTCAGATGACGGGTGGGGCCTCTGATGACAGCCAATCAATGAGAGCTCAGGGTGTCCTGCCTGTGGACCAGTCCTTTACCCCTAGTCTTCCCGGGATCTACCAGCTGAACATTCCTGGCAGGGAGAGAGCACGTGCTTATTCCGACTCCAGTGAAAGCCGTATTGACAAGCAGTTGCTTTTTCCACATTCCAACTACTCAGTGCGTAAGCGAGGCAGTCTTCCCCCTGACCCTATTTCCTTTGTAACGGCCCCTCCTGTCAGAACGCGAGCTGTATCTTTCGACTTGCCTCACACCACCCTTTTGTACACCAGTGGGCAGAGCCCCAGCAAGGCGATGGAGGATATATACCTGCCCATGGAGACGGACAGTGAGTCAAGTGGAGATTCAAATACAGTTGAGGTGTTTGAAACGGAGCGGGAATCAAGAGTTGACAAGAAGAGAAGCATCTTCAAAAAGGACTTTCACAACCAGCCGCCTCTCATACCACAGGTGACCATCAATAGCGATTCCCCCAGTCCTAAGGGGGAGAAAGGCTTTGACAACCAAGCCTTTGAAATGATTCCTAACCCATACCCTTCGCCCACTGCAATCCAACAGTCTACAGAGCAGCGAGCAAAACCTGAAAATCTGGATGACCTGCAGGACTCTACTTATTTTGGACCTGGATCAATTCAAGATCGGTCCCCGAAACACTTGAAGCCTCCCAGAAGCCAAAGGCCCTTCTGGAGTAACAAGAGTCACAGTTTAGAGGACCGTGTCATGCCAGTTTCCACTGGTATGGCACTTGAATCTTCTGGCGTAAAACTACCAAGGCGATCTAGGCCTGCTATGAGCAAAATGGGGGGTTCCTTGGGTGGCGAGATTGGAGATGTTTTGTTTGATGGAATGAACGCTCGAGGAACCCAGACTGATCCTCCAGACACTCGGCGCCTCCGTAGCCTGGTCCATGCCGACCGTCTGTCCTTTATGACCTCTTTAGATGATCCAGACTTTGCTGATGATGACATTAGTGCAATCTTCCGCTTCTTAGATGACATAAGCATGTGCGGCTCCACAGGGGTCCTGCACCCTAATGATGGATCTGGGGGCCTCAACCAGGATACCCCAGAAGCAAGACGGGGTCGCCTAGGCCAACTCCAAAGGCTGTTTCATTCTCTGGAAAGCACTGATGATGGACTGAAGGCCAGTGTGTGCAAACTGCTGCTTCGTATGAGCCAAATAGAGCGGCAGTTAGAATCACTGAATGACGTAAAAGCAGAGATTTCCCAAGTGTTGTCCGCTCTGCAGCGACTGGATGAAAAGATTCCGCAACCTCCTGTTGATAGTGGACAAAGTAGCGGTGGGCGATGGCTGGAGCCCCTCAGCGGTGTCTCGTCCTTCATGAGCCATCCTATGACCCCCTCTGAGTTTTCTGAGCCTCAGCCTCTATCTGTATCAGAGCATCTTTTTCCCGCAACAAGCACTAATAGTCTGGACTGGAGCAAGTGGAATACTCCTGGGGAGCAAATTGAGAGTGACAAATGTCCGGCTGATCTAAAAGTGGGAAAAGATGGGAAGAAAGACACCGCGTCACTCCGTGCCTCAAAAATTCAGCCTGGGGAGAACGGCGCAGCGGATTCCAAGCAAGCACATGTATCAAACATGGCAAAAGACTGGATTGTGTCTTTCTCAAAGAATAAAGGGGGAAGATCTTCAGAAGGAAAAACTGGGCAGGTGGAGTATTTCCATAACATTGCTATACATAGTTTGCATGGTCCAGCATTGTAGTTATATATgcttttttaagataaaaggcAACTTCTGATCTAATAGGATTGAATGATATTATTCTAATAATGGAATTATTAAGAAACATTATACTATATTTGGGTAACCACATGTGCTATTCTATGTCAAAATCAAGTGGTCAGCTCAGATCTCTTTGCATGTTTTCAATGTTCTCGCAAAGATTTTTTGCTGCTGTTAATTCCCAGAACAAATGTGGTCAGTTAGCTAAAGAATCAAAATTGTCCATGATTGGTGTGAATGTGAgcatatatgaataaaatataaaaaaacaatgataacaGCATTAATAATTTGAGAAATTCAAGTGTACATTTTGGTCATTCATTGGCTAAAGCAACAtacaatttcttttaaaatactgCAGGACAAGTCAGTGGTTTGTAGATGATTAGTAACATCTGCAGGTAGTCAGTGTAGTATTTCAATGACTATTTTTTATGCTTGAGTGCTTCTGATTTTGAACATTAGACTGTCACATAAATTAGGGTAGACATAATACAATTatacaataatacaataaaatgtatGCCATCGTTACCATGAtcaatttttaattttgcaaattTGAATGCCAAATTTCCACTTTGcttgaatgttatttttcccATCTTTTTCTAGGAACAACAGCCAAGCAGAAGTACAAAACTTCTCTCGCAGAAGTCATCCAGCTTGGTGGAGCAAGTGTTTGGGTCTTCCTTATTTTCTAACAAAGAAAGCAGCCTGACTGGTGGACTCGGCGCAGGGAAGATTATTGAACCCAGACAGGCTGAAGGAAGAGGGAGATCTGTTTGGACCGTGGACGACCGAGAAGCGCGAGTCTCCCCATTTGATTTCCAGgtatatatttaaatgacaCCTAATGAACAGTGCTGTCCAGAGTGTTAAATTAAATGATAATGTTGTGCAGGCCCGTGATTCTATGAACCCTAACAACATGGAATTCTGGATGGATGACATCTACACACCGGGCTATGATACGTTACTCAGGCGTAAAGAGGCCGGCCTGCGCCGGGCCAAAATTTGCAAGTTGTTGGCACTCGTTGCTGCTGCAGTGGCAATCATTCTCATTATTGTCATTCCAATCTGCACTATAAAATCATGAGGTGGATTCATGTCATTTTGCacatttgctctttttttttttgttttagctaTGGACAAGAACATCTATCTGTGAATGCAGCTCGTTTTTCTGCAAGAAGCTTCAGCAATTTTAAATTCAGAAGGTATAAAGAACTTTTTTCTCATCATGCACGTTAAAAATGTTGCAGTTGTCTTtcctttaaacaaaataaaattgaataaaattaaTCTTCACTGATGCAAAGCAGATTTTACACAATAAATTCACATAAGTGCATACATGTGCTGAAATGTCCAAATAGTTTTGTtcaattctatttattttagtgTTTAATAATGCATCTAAATTGGAATGCAACTTTTGAATGTGCACAgggaatgtttgtttttcaggaTCAAGTTTCATGTAAAGAATGTCTTGCTGATGTTGATGATAAGAAGGGAAGAGGAAGCATTTTCTAGGAAACTCACTTTCAATGGGAGTTTCCACTTGTAATTCAATTGATGATCTGTTCAGAGTGCATCATAAcgcattagttttttttctccctactcACTCGCTCAATATTCTTTCCAACTTGCCAACTGAATAACAACTTCATTTATCCTCCTTCATGGTGATGAATGTGGTTTTTAGTTTTGTGTGAAATCAATATTGTTAAAACATCCTGTTGACCCAGACGACACTGAGTTATATTTAATGTTAGGttgattaaataaataatgatttgATGTAGCTGACAAGCACACTTGAGGTTGAATGTGCACCTTTTTGTAATTGGTAAAATAATCAtcttttgtctgtgtttttgtaTGACTACagctatatttttttgcataaaaggaACCATAATTTATGCTGGGGTATCGTATGGAAAGCTAGTCTACAATTGTTAATGTTGATATGAATTCATTATCCATGATTTCCTTATTATGTTGTTATTATCCTTACTATTCTTATTGCACTCTTTAAACAATGCATATTAGTAGGGGTTATGGAGTACATTATTAAAAGATGCTTTCCCTTTCCAGACCAAAAAGTT
Encoded here:
- the minar1 gene encoding major intrinsically disordered Notch2-binding receptor 1 produces the protein MASLQQEYPGVLLGILEELANMRQWLTFQDLCRMVSTRFDLEHLVELRSLLFAAASRDPCFPATLFRERVSTRGQGLSPIGVAADIVTIFNLIQMTGGASDDSQSMRAQGVLPVDQSFTPSLPGIYQLNIPGRERARAYSDSSESRIDKQLLFPHSNYSVRKRGSLPPDPISFVTAPPVRTRAVSFDLPHTTLLYTSGQSPSKAMEDIYLPMETDSESSGDSNTVEVFETERESRVDKKRSIFKKDFHNQPPLIPQVTINSDSPSPKGEKGFDNQAFEMIPNPYPSPTAIQQSTEQRAKPENLDDLQDSTYFGPGSIQDRSPKHLKPPRSQRPFWSNKSHSLEDRVMPVSTGMALESSGVKLPRRSRPAMSKMGGSLGGEIGDVLFDGMNARGTQTDPPDTRRLRSLVHADRLSFMTSLDDPDFADDDISAIFRFLDDISMCGSTGVLHPNDGSGGLNQDTPEARRGRLGQLQRLFHSLESTDDGLKASVCKLLLRMSQIERQLESLNDVKAEISQVLSALQRLDEKIPQPPVDSGQSSGGRWLEPLSGVSSFMSHPMTPSEFSEPQPLSVSEHLFPATSTNSLDWSKWNTPGEQIESDKCPADLKVGKDGKKDTASLRASKIQPGENGAADSKQAHVSNMAKDWIVSFSKNKGGRSSEGKTGQEQQPSRSTKLLSQKSSSLVEQVFGSSLFSNKESSLTGGLGAGKIIEPRQAEGRGRSVWTVDDREARVSPFDFQARDSMNPNNMEFWMDDIYTPGYDTLLRRKEAGLRRAKICKLLALVAAAVAIILIIVIPICTIKS